A single window of Balaenoptera acutorostrata chromosome X, mBalAcu1.1, whole genome shotgun sequence DNA harbors:
- the LOC130706323 gene encoding melanoma-associated antigen 10-like: MSELHQPEADLQAPVQAQGPVEAQVFGAAGEEAASPSSSSSPVAPSFSAYAESLPQEALTVLMADLVAFLLLKYRTKEPICKAEMLNMVLGDHRDHFPVVFSQACECMQLVFGVDVKEVDPRECTYVLVPTLGLTCDAVLSDGQSMPKAGLLVMVLCLIALYGDRAPEEEIWEALSVMGVYAGREHSIYGEPRELLTKVWVQEGYLEYWQVPHSDPARYEFLWGPRAYAETSKWQVLELLLRVNTLGPTSAEGVSDEEEVA, translated from the coding sequence ATGAGCGAgctgcaccagcctgaggcagaCCTTCAGGCCCCAGTCCAGGCCCAGGGCCCCGTGGAGGCGCAGGTGTTCGGGGCTGCGGGCGAGGAGGCCGCCTccccctcgtcctcctcctcccccgtcGCCCCCTCCTTCTCCGCCTATGCCGAGTCCTTGCCCCAGGAGGCACTTACTGTGCTGATGGCTGACCTGGTGGCGTTCCTGCTCCTCAAGTATCGCACCAAGGAGCCGATCTGCAAGGCGGAGATGCTGAATATGGTCCTCGGCGACCATCGGGACCACTTCCCCGTGGTCTTCAGCCAAGCTTGCGAGTGCATGCAGCTGGTGTTTGGCGTGGACGTGAAGGAGGTGGACCCCCGCGAGTGCACCTACGTCCTGGTCCCCACCCTGGGCCTCACCTGTGATGCAGTGCTGAGCGACGGGCAGAGCATGCCCAAGGCCGGCCTCCTGGTGATGGTCCTGTGCCTGATCGCCCTGTACGGTGACCGCGCCCCTGAGGAGGAGATCTGGGAAGCACTTAGCGTGATGGGGGTGTATGCAGGGAGGGAGCACTCCATCTACGGGGAGCCCAGGGAGCTCCTCACCAAAGTGTGGGTGCAGGAGGGCTACCTGGAATACTGGCAGGTGCCCCACAGCGACCCCGCCCGCTACGAGTTCCTGTGGGGTCCCCGGGCCTACGCGGAGACCAGCAAGTGGCAGGTCCTGGAGCTTCTGCTCAGGGTCAATACCTTGGGTCCCACGTCTGCGGAGGGTGTGAGCGATGAGGAAGAGGTGGCCTGA